A window of Metabacillus sp. B2-18 contains these coding sequences:
- a CDS encoding YtnP family quorum-quenching lactonase — translation METFQIGQTKMTWLKGGVTFLDGGAMFGVVPKPLWSKKYPVNEKNQIELRTDPILIQKDGLHILIESGIGAGKFSEKQLRNYGIQEESSVEESLEQLGLTTNDIDYVLMTHMHFDHACGLTKWKNGQLTSVFPKAKIITSSTEWEEMRNPNIRSKNTYWQENWEPIQEQVETFQTSLLIEEGITMYHTGGHSDGHSIIVIQDGGETIVHMADLMPTHAHKNPLWVLAYDDYPMTSIEKKQTWLNFAGNKNAWFTFYHDAFYRSIKWNEQGEIIGKLDRVRT, via the coding sequence ATGGAAACATTTCAAATTGGTCAAACGAAGATGACATGGTTAAAGGGTGGAGTAACTTTTCTTGATGGTGGGGCAATGTTTGGGGTAGTCCCAAAGCCGTTATGGTCTAAAAAATATCCTGTTAATGAAAAAAATCAAATTGAACTGCGAACAGATCCAATCTTGATTCAAAAAGATGGGTTACATATTTTAATTGAATCTGGAATAGGTGCAGGAAAGTTTAGTGAAAAGCAGCTTCGGAATTATGGTATTCAAGAAGAGTCTTCTGTTGAAGAAAGTCTAGAACAATTGGGCCTAACAACAAATGATATAGACTATGTATTAATGACTCATATGCATTTTGATCATGCTTGCGGTCTCACGAAATGGAAGAATGGGCAATTAACATCCGTATTTCCTAAAGCGAAGATCATTACTTCTTCAACTGAGTGGGAAGAAATGAGAAATCCAAATATACGATCAAAAAATACTTATTGGCAAGAAAATTGGGAGCCAATTCAAGAACAGGTTGAAACGTTTCAAACATCACTATTAATTGAAGAAGGAATTACTATGTACCACACTGGTGGGCATAGTGATGGTCATTCTATTATTGTTATTCAAGACGGGGGAGAAACAATCGTTCATATGGCTGACTTAATGCCAACACATGCTCATAAAAACCCTCTTTGGGTCCTTGCATATGATGACTACCCTATGACTTCAATAGAAAAGAAACAAACATGGTTGAATTTTGCTGGAAATAAAAATGCCTGGTTTACCTTTTATCATGATGCATTTTACCGGAGCATAAAGTGGAATGAACAAGGTGAAATAATCGGTAAACTAGATCGAGTTAGAAC
- the trmB gene encoding tRNA (guanosine(46)-N7)-methyltransferase TrmB: protein MRLRNKPWAGEFIAEHSDYAISNPENYKGKWHEVFGNQNPIHIEVGTGKGQFLAGMSQQNPNINYIGIELFDSVIVAAIQKAVDKQLSNFKLLNVNAKNLTEYFDQGEIDRVYLNFSDPWPKVRHAKRRLTYKSFLQMYESVLVKGGEIHFKTDNQGLFEYSLISFSEYGLRLKYISLDLHKSDFEGNVMTEYEEKFSEKGQRIYRVEAKYMNE, encoded by the coding sequence ATGCGTTTACGTAATAAACCTTGGGCTGGTGAATTTATCGCTGAGCATTCTGACTATGCTATTTCAAACCCTGAAAATTATAAAGGGAAATGGCATGAAGTGTTCGGTAATCAAAACCCAATTCATATAGAAGTAGGAACAGGGAAAGGGCAATTTCTAGCAGGAATGTCTCAACAAAACCCTAACATTAATTATATTGGCATAGAGCTATTTGATAGTGTGATTGTGGCTGCAATTCAAAAAGCAGTTGATAAGCAACTTTCAAATTTTAAGTTGCTTAACGTGAATGCCAAAAATTTAACAGAGTATTTTGATCAAGGAGAAATAGATCGTGTCTACCTGAATTTTTCTGATCCATGGCCAAAAGTACGTCATGCAAAGCGACGTCTTACTTATAAGAGTTTTTTACAAATGTATGAGAGCGTGCTTGTAAAAGGTGGAGAAATCCATTTCAAAACAGACAACCAGGGATTATTTGAGTATTCTCTTATTAGTTTTTCAGAATATGGACTTCGCTTAAAATATATTAGTCTTGATCTTCATAAAAGTGATTTTGAAGGAAATGTTATGACCGAATATGAAGAGAAATTTTCTGAAAAAGGTCAACGTATTTATCGTGTAGAAGCTAAGTATATGAATGAATAA
- a CDS encoding YtzH-like family protein, translating into MLILPIQYQDQVNLLKDILSDHQSECCGTVAECEQLERVIKSLMVHSNTNQQSKELLEDIYNYSQTGKYSASLDQHIESHQNQLSQWINDIDTYS; encoded by the coding sequence GTGTTAATTTTGCCAATTCAATACCAGGATCAGGTAAACTTATTAAAAGATATTTTATCAGATCATCAAAGTGAATGCTGTGGAACTGTAGCAGAGTGTGAACAGCTGGAAAGAGTCATAAAATCTCTTATGGTTCATTCAAATACGAATCAACAATCAAAGGAACTACTTGAAGATATATATAACTATAGCCAAACGGGCAAATATTCAGCATCATTAGATCAACATATAGAATCACATCAAAATCAATTATCACAATGGATTAATGATATTGATACGTATTCTTAA